The following are encoded together in the Triticum dicoccoides isolate Atlit2015 ecotype Zavitan chromosome 6B, WEW_v2.0, whole genome shotgun sequence genome:
- the LOC119323899 gene encoding uncharacterized protein LOC119323899, which translates to LLAVSAADAAASSTVVAGMVFCDQCKDGARGLFDYPLYGARVAIQCGGGDTPITVRECNTNWFGGFSVRMEGSPDMNRCTARVVHATGHCSAAAAAADPRELTLAFRMLGLALYTVLPLLSQPEQPMDFCPRAGPVPPQDPAAAAATPSPPITVAPGPVSSPVPIFWRRRPRLLPPVWRRPPTVPQQPETEPLPSPPAPSSTETPAEGSSSGSACAYDQWTLPEHRCHWKVVTPNTTVAMAFGPLAAQRYGPDMTLREALDGRGDPYRTLLREATAALLNAYYNAPGSPFLYPTTASVLDHLNGALLSSAQRVLIEGARFRRANTGGGGPAGRTKLPCDFTPCAATNTTTTG; encoded by the exons ctactggccgtgtccgcggcggacgcggcggccAGCAGCACGGTGGTCGCCGGCATGGTGTTCTGCGACCAGTGCAAGGACGGCGCCCGCGGCCTCTTCGACTACCCGCTCTACG GGGCGCGGGTGGCCATCCAGTGCGGCGGCGGCGACACCCCGATCACGGTGCGGGAGTGCAACACCAACTGGTTCGGCGGCTTCTCCGTGCGCATGGAGGGGTCGCCGGACATGAACCGCTGTACAGCGCGCGTCGTCCACGCCACCGGCcactgctccgccgccgccgccgccgccgacccgcgcgAGCTCACGCTCGCCTTCCGCATGCTCGGCCTCGCCCTCTACACCGTCCTGCCGTTGCTCTCGCAGCCGGAGCAGCCCATGGACTTCTGCCCCCGCGCTGGCCCCGTGCCCCCGCAGGACCCCGCGGCCGCGGCAGCTACGCCCTCGCCGCCCATAACGGTGGCGCCGGGCCCGGTGTCTTCCCCGGTGCCGATCTTCTGGCGCCGCAGGCCGCGGCTGCTGCCTCCCGTCTGGCGCCGCCCGCCGACGGTGCCGCAGCAGCCAGAGACGGAGCCGCTCCCCTCGCCGCCCGCGCCTTCCTCAACCGAAACGCCGGCCGAGGGCTCAAGCTCCGGCTCCGCGTGCGCGTACGACCAGTGGACGTTGCCGGAGCACCGGTGCCACTGGAAGGTGGTGACGCCCAACACGACGGTGGCCATGGCGTTCGGCCCGCTGGCGGCGCAGCGGTACGGCCCGGACATGACGCTGCGGGAGGCCCTCGACGGCCGCGGCGACCCCTACCGCACGCTGCTCCGGGAGGCCACGGCGGCGCTGCTCAACGCCTACTACAACGCGCCGGGGTCGCCCTTCCTCTACCCGACCACCGCCAGCGTCCTCGACCACCTCAACGGCGCGCTCCTCAGCTCTGCCCAGCGCGTGCTCATCGAGGGCGCCCGCTTCCGCCGCGCCAACACCGGCGGCGGTGGACCTGCCGGCCGGACCAAGCTGCCATGCGACTTCACCCCGTGCGCCGCCACCAACACCACGACCACTGGCTGA